The Dasypus novemcinctus isolate mDasNov1 chromosome 12, mDasNov1.1.hap2, whole genome shotgun sequence genome includes a window with the following:
- the SOX10 gene encoding transcription factor SOX-10 — protein sequence MAEEQDLSEVELSPVGSEEPRCLSPGSAPSLGPDGGGGGSGLRASPGPGELGKVKKEQDGEADDDKFPVCIREAVSQVLSGYDWTLVPMPVRVNGASKSKPHVKRPMNAFMVWAQAARRKLADQYPHLHNAELSKTLGKLWRLLNESDKRPFIEEAERLRMQHKKDHPDYKYQPRRRKNGKAAQGESECPGAEAEQGGAAAIQAHYKSAHLDHRHPGEGSPMSDGNPEHPSGQSHGPPTPPTTPKTELQSGKADPKRDGRSMGEGGKPHIDFGNVDIGEISHEVMSNMETFDVAELDQYLPPNGHPGHVGSYSAAGYGLGSALAVASGHSAWISKPPGVALPTVSPPGVDAKAQVKTETAGPQGPPHYTDQPSTSQIAYTSLSLPHYGSAFPSISRPQFDYSDHQPSGPYYGHSSQASGLYSAFSYMGPSQRPLYTAISDPSPSGPQSHSPTHWEQPVYTTLSRP from the exons ATGGCGGAGGAGCAGGACCTGTCGGAGGTGGAGCTGAGCCCCGTGGGCTCCGAGGAGCCGCGCTGCCTGTCCCCGGGGAGCGCGCCCTCGCTGGGGCccgacggcggcggcggcggctcgggCCTGCGGGCCAGCCCGGGCCCCGGGGAGCTGGGCAAGGTCAAGAAGGAGCAGGACGGCGAGGCGGACGACGACAAGTTCCCCGTGTGCATCCGCGAGGCCGTCAGCCAGGTGCTCAGCGGCTACGACTGGACGCTCGTGCCCATGCCCGTGCGCGTCAACGGCGCCAGCAAGAGCAAGCCGCACGTCAAGCGGCCCATGAACGCCTTCATGGTGTGGGCGCAGGCGGCGCGCAGGAAGCTCGCCGACCAGTACCCGCACCTGCACAACGCCGAGCTCAGCAAGACGCTGGGCAAGCTCTGGAG GCTGCTGAACGAGAGTGACAAGCGCCCCTTCATTGAGGAGGCCGAGCGGCTCCGCATGCAGCACAAGAAGGATCACCCGGACTACAAGTACCAGCCCCGGCGGCGGAAGAACGGGAAGGCGGCTCAGGGCGAGTCAGAGTGCCCCGGGGCGGAGGCCGAGCAAGGCGGGGCTGCCGCCATCCAGGCCCACTACAAGAGTGCCCACCTGGACCACCGGCACCCCGGAGAGGGCTCCCCGATGTCGGACGGGAACCCCGAGCACCCCTCAG GCCAGAGCCATGGCCCACCCACCCCTCCAACCACCCCAAAGACAGAGCTGCAGTCGGGCAAGGCCGACCCCAAGCGGGATGGGCGCTCCATGGGGGAGGGCGGGAAGCCCCACATCGACTTCGGCAACGTGGACATCGGTGAGATCAGCCACGAGGTAATGTCCAACATGGAGACCTTTGATGTGGCTGAGTTGGACCAGTACCTGCCACCCAACGGGCACCCGGGCCACGTGGGCAGCTATTCGGCGGCTGGCTACGGGCTAGGCAGCGCCCTGGCTGTGGCCAGTGGACACTCAGCCTGGATCTCGAAACCACCAGGCGTGGCCCTGCCCACAGTCTCGCCACCCGGTGTGGATGCCAAAGCCCAGGTGAAGACGGAAACCGCAGGGCCCCAGGGGCCCCCGCACTATACCGACCAGCCGTCCACCTCCCAGATCGCCTACACCTCCCTCAGTCTGCCCCACTAcggctctgccttcccctctatcTCCCGCCCCCAGTTCGACTACTCTGACCATCAGCCCTCGGGACCCTATTACGGCCACTCGAGCCAGGCCTCTGGCCTCTACTCAGCCTTCTCCTACATGGGCCCCTCGCAGCGGCCCCTCTACACAGCCATCTCTGACCCCAGCCCCTCAGGGCCCCAGTCCCACAGCCCCACACACTGGGAGCAGCCAGTATATACGACGCTGTCCCGGCCTTAA